The proteins below are encoded in one region of Aequorivita iocasae:
- a CDS encoding helix-turn-helix domain-containing protein gives MKQPELGRKILELRKQKGFTQEELVEQCNINVRTIQRIEAGEVMPRTFTLKTILNVLGEDLENLQEPETSPFENFNLKEIGFSIFYIKLAWICGIIYFLSGFVEIAIDYARFQEGELIIPKAAYISMKFIVLLADIYFLWGFVLSGKIFNIYLLKIGAFFLIGTSILFYGYDMVSLYFEPFYTDYFIMVQSIFYGIAGIIFGFGLMRLKMPFGKISEVAGGFQVVSGILLTMVFMGWLALTFLIPATILQIILLFKIEDLIKNESLENVKG, from the coding sequence ATGAAACAACCAGAACTCGGTCGGAAAATTTTAGAACTCCGCAAGCAAAAAGGTTTTACGCAGGAAGAACTTGTTGAACAATGCAACATTAACGTGCGGACCATTCAGCGTATTGAAGCTGGCGAAGTAATGCCACGCACGTTTACCTTAAAAACAATTTTAAATGTCTTGGGCGAAGATTTGGAAAATCTGCAGGAACCCGAAACTTCTCCATTTGAAAATTTCAATTTAAAAGAGATTGGCTTTTCTATTTTTTACATAAAACTGGCATGGATTTGCGGTATCATTTACTTCCTATCAGGCTTCGTGGAAATTGCTATTGATTATGCCAGATTTCAGGAAGGGGAGCTCATTATTCCGAAGGCAGCTTACATAAGTATGAAATTTATAGTACTGCTTGCAGACATTTATTTTTTATGGGGCTTTGTTTTAAGCGGCAAAATTTTCAATATTTATTTATTGAAAATCGGGGCTTTCTTTTTGATTGGAACCTCCATTTTATTTTATGGCTATGATATGGTTTCACTTTATTTTGAACCATTTTATACCGATTATTTTATAATGGTCCAATCTATTTTTTATGGAATTGCCGGTATTATCTTTGGATTTGGATTAATGCGTTTGAAAATGCCCTTTGGTAAAATTTCCGAAGTCGCCGGTGGCTTCCAAGTTGTGAGTGGTATATTGCTGACCATGGTTTTTATGGGTTGGTTGGCGTTGACTTTTTTGATTCCGGCTACTATTCTACAGATTATTCTCCTTTTTAAAATAGAGGACCTTATAAAAAATGAGTCGCTGGAAAATGTAAAAGGATAA
- a CDS encoding YraN family protein translates to MATHNELGKIGEEIAAQYLLKSGYKILRRNFYFDKAEIDIIAQKEEDTIVMVEVKTRNSAFFGDPQDFVTKNKIKLLVKAANEYMVSNDLNAEVRFDIIAVLKNQKEEKLQHFENAFYHF, encoded by the coding sequence ATGGCCACCCATAACGAACTCGGAAAAATAGGTGAAGAAATAGCCGCGCAATATTTGCTTAAAAGCGGTTATAAAATCCTTCGCCGTAATTTTTATTTCGACAAAGCTGAGATTGACATCATTGCACAAAAGGAAGAGGATACAATCGTAATGGTTGAAGTAAAAACCCGTAACAGTGCATTTTTTGGTGATCCGCAAGATTTCGTAACAAAAAACAAAATCAAACTTTTGGTAAAAGCCGCCAATGAATATATGGTTTCCAACGACTTAAATGCGGAAGTTCGTTTTGATATTATTGCCGTTCTAAAAAACCAAAAAGAGGAAAAGTTGCAGCACTTTGAGAATGCTTTTTACCATTTTTAA
- the metG gene encoding methionine--tRNA ligase has protein sequence MDLNKNRYTITAALPYTNGPVHIGHLAGVYVPADIYARFQRLQKKDVAFICGSDEHGVAITLKAKKEGITPQEVVDKYHAIIKKSFEDFGISFDNYSRTSAEIHHKTASEFFKKMYDAGQFIEEVTEQLFDEEANQFLADRFVVGTCPKCGHEEAYGDQCENCGTSHNATDLINPRSVISGNKPVLKETKHWFLPLDRYEDFLREWILVDHKKDWKTNVLGQCKSWIDDGLRPRAVTRDLDWGIPVPVKGADGKVLYVWFDAPIGYISSTKEWAEREGKNWKDYWKDENTKLLHFIGKDNIVFHCIIFPAMLKAEGSYILPDNVPANEFLNLEGNKISTSKNWAVWLHEYLEDFPDQQDVLRYALTANAPETKDNDFTWADFQARNNNELVAIFGNFINRVMVLTDKYYEGIVPKPATFSEIDEQVLRELKAYPAVIASSLERYRFREAQAELMNVARLGNKYLADEEPWKTIKTDEERTKTVMYVALQVTSALAVLSEPFLPFTSNKLKNMLNVRSSAVETSLGWNDVSSKSELLKQGHKINKAELLFSKIEDEQIQKQLDKLQASKKMNEAAHKKVTPQKETIQYDDFAKLDMRVGTIIEAEKMPKADKLLVLKVDTGIDVRTIVSGIAESFKAEEIIGKKVTVLANLAPRALRGVESQGMILMTENAEGKLVFVNPGEEGVENGAMIN, from the coding sequence ATGGATCTGAACAAGAATAGATATACTATTACCGCCGCATTGCCTTATACGAATGGACCTGTTCACATTGGCCATTTGGCGGGTGTTTATGTGCCCGCAGATATTTATGCGCGTTTTCAGCGACTTCAAAAGAAGGATGTGGCCTTTATCTGCGGAAGCGATGAACACGGCGTTGCCATTACGTTGAAAGCGAAAAAGGAAGGCATTACGCCACAGGAAGTGGTTGATAAATATCACGCAATCATCAAAAAAAGTTTTGAAGATTTTGGGATTTCATTTGATAATTATTCGCGCACTTCGGCTGAAATCCACCATAAAACCGCCTCTGAATTTTTTAAGAAAATGTATGATGCGGGCCAATTTATAGAGGAAGTGACCGAGCAATTGTTTGACGAGGAAGCCAATCAGTTTTTGGCAGATCGTTTTGTTGTGGGAACTTGTCCAAAATGTGGTCACGAAGAAGCCTACGGCGACCAATGTGAAAACTGCGGAACCAGCCACAATGCTACAGATTTGATAAATCCGCGAAGTGTAATTTCTGGTAATAAGCCTGTTTTAAAAGAAACAAAACATTGGTTTTTGCCTTTGGATCGCTACGAAGATTTTTTAAGGGAATGGATTCTCGTTGACCATAAAAAAGATTGGAAAACCAACGTGTTGGGTCAATGCAAAAGCTGGATTGACGATGGTTTACGCCCACGTGCCGTGACCCGCGACCTCGATTGGGGAATTCCCGTGCCCGTAAAAGGTGCTGATGGAAAAGTGCTTTACGTTTGGTTTGATGCGCCAATCGGTTATATTTCTTCAACTAAGGAATGGGCGGAGCGCGAAGGCAAAAATTGGAAAGATTATTGGAAAGATGAAAACACCAAACTCCTTCATTTTATTGGGAAAGACAATATTGTTTTCCATTGCATCATTTTTCCAGCGATGCTGAAGGCTGAAGGAAGTTATATTCTGCCGGACAATGTTCCGGCAAATGAATTTTTAAACTTGGAAGGAAATAAAATTTCAACCAGTAAAAATTGGGCGGTTTGGTTGCACGAATATTTGGAGGATTTTCCAGACCAGCAGGACGTTTTGCGTTATGCCTTAACTGCAAATGCCCCAGAAACAAAGGATAACGATTTTACCTGGGCCGATTTTCAGGCGAGAAACAATAATGAATTGGTTGCTATTTTCGGAAATTTTATAAACCGAGTGATGGTTTTGACCGATAAATATTACGAAGGAATTGTACCTAAACCAGCAACTTTTTCAGAAATTGACGAACAGGTTTTAAGAGAATTGAAAGCCTATCCCGCGGTGATTGCAAGTTCCTTGGAACGCTACCGTTTCCGCGAAGCACAGGCAGAATTGATGAATGTTGCCCGCCTTGGAAATAAGTATCTGGCAGACGAAGAGCCTTGGAAAACCATAAAAACTGATGAAGAACGTACAAAAACGGTGATGTACGTTGCGCTGCAGGTTACTTCTGCGTTGGCAGTTTTGAGTGAACCGTTTTTGCCGTTTACTTCAAATAAATTGAAAAATATGCTCAATGTCAGGTCGAGCGCAGTCGAGACCTCGTTAGGGTGGAACGACGTGTCTTCAAAATCAGAATTGCTGAAACAAGGCCATAAAATAAATAAAGCCGAATTACTTTTCAGTAAAATTGAAGACGAACAGATTCAAAAACAATTAGATAAACTACAAGCGAGTAAAAAAATGAATGAAGCAGCACACAAAAAAGTAACGCCTCAAAAAGAAACCATCCAATACGACGATTTCGCAAAACTTGATATGCGCGTGGGCACCATTATTGAAGCCGAAAAAATGCCAAAAGCTGATAAACTTTTGGTTTTAAAAGTTGACACGGGAATCGATGTACGAACGATTGTTTCCGGTATTGCGGAAAGTTTTAAGGCTGAAGAAATCATCGGGAAAAAAGTAACCGTTTTGGCAAATCTTGCACCGCGAGCGCTTCGTGGCGTGGAAAGCCAAGGCATGATTTTAATGACTGAAAATGCGGAAGGGAAACTTGTTTTTGTAAACCCTGGAGAGGAAGGGGTTGAGAATGGGGCGATGATAAATTAA
- a CDS encoding Tex family protein, translating to MLKLLYYITSHTNLPQKSVENTVKLLNEDCTIPFISRYRKELTGNLDEVQIAEIVKFKEQFEVLEKRKAAILKSLEEQEVLTAELQQKIEETTDLIALEDLYLPYKKKRKTKADTARENGLEPLAKIIMAQNASDISSIALKYVNGDVNSEEDALEGARHIIAEWINERTDIRNMLRNQIERFAVISTKVVKKFEDDEKAQKFRDYFDWSEALNRIPSHRLLAILRATSEGFIRQKIEIDDEKALFKIEERVIKSNNAASQQIKLAIEDSYKRLLFPAISNEALSAAKEKADETAINVFAKNLKQLLLGSPLGEKRVLAIDPGFRTGCKVVCLDAQGNLQHNETIFPHPPKSDVSIAMKKISSLADAHKIEAIAIGNGTASRQTEQFIKRIQFKNAIQVFVVSEAGASIYSASKIARDEFPNYDVTVRGAVSIGRRLQDPLAELVKIDAKSIGVGQYQHDVDQTKLKRSLDTTVELCVNAVGVNINTASVPLLSYVSGIGPKLAENIVNYREENGAFNSRDEIKNVPRLGGKAFEQAAGFLRIKNGKNPLDDSSVHPESYAVVSKMAKDEKIKILKLIGNKALLQKINLEKYISEKIGLPTLKDIIKELEKPGLDIREEAKVFTFNQNIKTINDLQEGQLLPGIVNNITNFGCFVDIGIKESGLIHVSNLSDSFVKDVNEHVHLHQQIVVKVLDVDVERKRIQLKLHHLETR from the coding sequence ATGCTAAAGCTTCTCTATTACATAACCTCCCACACCAATCTCCCCCAAAAAAGTGTTGAAAACACCGTAAAACTTTTAAACGAAGATTGTACCATTCCCTTCATTTCCCGATACCGAAAGGAATTGACGGGAAATCTCGATGAGGTTCAAATTGCCGAAATCGTAAAATTCAAAGAGCAATTTGAAGTGTTGGAAAAGCGAAAAGCTGCTATCCTAAAATCGTTGGAAGAGCAGGAGGTTTTGACCGCAGAACTTCAGCAAAAAATCGAGGAGACGACAGATTTAATCGCCTTGGAAGATTTGTATCTACCTTACAAAAAGAAGCGAAAAACAAAAGCTGATACTGCGCGCGAAAACGGTTTGGAGCCATTGGCGAAAATTATAATGGCGCAGAATGCTTCCGATATTTCTTCAATCGCTTTAAAATATGTGAATGGCGATGTAAATTCCGAAGAGGACGCGTTGGAAGGCGCCCGCCACATTATTGCCGAATGGATCAACGAGCGCACCGATATTCGGAATATGCTTCGAAATCAAATAGAACGTTTTGCAGTGATTTCAACTAAAGTTGTAAAGAAGTTTGAAGATGACGAAAAAGCTCAGAAATTCAGAGATTATTTCGATTGGAGTGAAGCTTTAAATAGAATTCCATCTCACAGATTACTGGCAATTCTACGTGCAACTTCCGAAGGATTTATTCGCCAAAAAATTGAAATTGATGATGAGAAGGCACTTTTTAAAATTGAAGAGCGCGTCATAAAATCAAATAATGCCGCTTCCCAACAAATAAAACTTGCCATTGAAGACAGTTACAAGCGACTGTTGTTTCCAGCGATTTCAAACGAAGCACTTTCTGCAGCAAAAGAGAAAGCAGATGAAACCGCAATCAATGTTTTTGCTAAAAACTTAAAGCAACTTTTATTGGGCTCTCCTTTGGGAGAAAAGCGGGTATTGGCAATTGATCCCGGTTTTAGAACGGGCTGCAAGGTGGTTTGTCTCGATGCACAGGGAAATTTGCAACACAACGAAACCATCTTTCCGCATCCGCCAAAAAGTGATGTTTCAATCGCGATGAAAAAGATAAGTTCGCTGGCCGATGCCCATAAAATTGAGGCAATCGCCATTGGCAACGGAACCGCTTCGCGTCAAACGGAACAATTCATAAAACGAATCCAATTTAAAAATGCAATACAGGTTTTTGTAGTTAGCGAAGCCGGAGCAAGCATTTATTCGGCTTCAAAAATTGCGCGCGACGAATTCCCGAATTACGATGTTACCGTTCGTGGCGCGGTTTCCATCGGTCGACGTTTGCAGGATCCATTGGCAGAGTTGGTAAAAATTGATGCAAAATCCATAGGCGTTGGGCAATATCAGCACGATGTAGACCAAACCAAGTTGAAGCGTTCGCTGGATACAACGGTAGAACTGTGCGTGAACGCCGTGGGGGTAAATATAAATACGGCAAGCGTTCCGCTTTTGAGTTACGTTTCTGGCATCGGTCCAAAACTGGCGGAAAATATAGTAAATTATCGTGAAGAAAACGGCGCATTTAATTCTCGGGACGAAATAAAAAATGTACCTCGTTTGGGCGGGAAAGCTTTTGAGCAAGCCGCGGGATTTCTTCGTATTAAAAATGGAAAAAACCCGCTGGACGATTCTTCGGTGCATCCGGAAAGTTATGCTGTTGTTTCAAAAATGGCGAAGGACGAAAAGATAAAAATTTTGAAATTGATTGGAAACAAAGCACTTCTTCAGAAAATAAATCTGGAAAAATACATTTCAGAAAAAATTGGACTTCCCACTTTAAAAGATATTATAAAGGAACTTGAAAAACCCGGACTTGACATTCGCGAGGAGGCAAAAGTCTTCACTTTCAACCAAAATATTAAAACTATAAACGATTTACAGGAGGGACAATTGCTTCCCGGAATCGTGAACAACATTACCAATTTCGGCTGTTTTGTGGATATTGGAATAAAGGAAAGTGGCTTGATTCACGTTTCAAATCTTTCAGATTCTTTTGTGAAGGATGTAAACGAGCACGTGCATTTGCATCAACAAATTGTTGTAAAAGTGCTTGATGTGGATGTGGAAAGAAAACGCATTCAACTAAAACTGCACCATTTAGAAACGCGTTAA
- the mfd gene encoding transcription-repair coupling factor encodes MSKKLVTSLYSQSSQARKLGEAIFSSENKIQVSGLVGSSLSLVISENFSTSELPFLLIFNDKEEAAYHLNDLENLLGDQNVLFYPGSYRRPYQIEETDNANVLLRSEVLNRINSRKKPALIVTYPEALFEKVVTRKELERNTLKIAVNDQLSIDFVNEVLFEYRFKRTDFVTEPGEFSVRGGILDVFSFSNDEPYRIEFFGDEVDSIRTFDVETQLSLQQVKKVSIIPNVENKMVDESRESFLKYIASKTVVFLKNEELFSSAIDNLFKKATEAFNAIDSEIKRAKPSELFCTSELLKQQLNGFTTVHLKNSSIASSDSISFNTKPQPSFNKQFNLLIENLNDNSEKGYKNYIFCSSEQQAKRFHDIFEDAHLDVKQFETIVFPLFQGFIDDDLKIVCYTDHQIFERYHKFQLKNGYAKKQAITLKEITNLEVGDYVTHIDHGIGKFGGLQKIEVEGKMQEAIKLFYGERDILYLSIHSLHKISKYNGKDGKEPKIYKLGSDAWKKLKQKTKTRVKEIAFNLIELYAKRRTLKGFAFDPDSYLQAELESSFIYEDTPDQSTATEDVKKDMENERPMDRLVCGDVGFGKTEVAIRAAFKAVDNGKQVAVLVPTTILAFQHFKTFSERLSEMPVKVDYLNRFRTAKERKTVLEELKNGKLDVVIGTHQLVNKTVEFKDLGLLIIDEEQKFGVAVKDKLKTIKENVDTLTLTATPIPRTLQFSLMAARDLSVITTPPPNRYPVETHVIRFGEESIRDAIQYEISRGGQVFFVHNRIENIKEVAGMIQRLVPDAKIGIGHGQMDGKKLEDLMLRFMNNEFDVLVSTTIIESGLDVPNANTIFINNANNFGLSDLHQMRGRVGRSNKKAFCYFITPEYSAMTDEARKRITALEQFSELGSGINIAMKDLEIRGAGDLLGGEQSGFINEIGFETYQKILAEAIEELKDKEFKSLYEETEGPKKNFVKEMTIDTDFELLFPDDYVNNITERLNLYTKLNELKNEIELQKFEKELLDRFGEMPKQAEDLLNSVRIKWIAISMGLERVVMKQKKMVGYFVANQQSGFYQSAAFTKVLQYVQSHPQKVTMKEKQTRNGLRLLLTFEGISSIDKALRVLEPFSE; translated from the coding sequence ATGAGCAAAAAACTTGTTACTTCGCTTTATTCACAGTCTTCGCAAGCGCGAAAACTGGGGGAAGCTATTTTTTCTTCCGAAAATAAAATTCAAGTTTCGGGTCTTGTCGGCTCTTCGCTCTCGCTTGTAATTTCTGAGAATTTTTCTACTTCGGAACTGCCTTTTCTTTTAATTTTTAATGATAAGGAAGAAGCTGCTTATCATTTAAACGATCTCGAAAATTTGTTGGGTGACCAAAATGTGCTTTTCTACCCGGGAAGTTATCGGCGGCCGTACCAAATTGAAGAGACCGATAACGCCAACGTTTTGTTGCGAAGCGAGGTTTTAAACAGAATAAATTCGAGAAAAAAACCCGCACTGATCGTAACCTATCCCGAAGCGCTTTTTGAAAAAGTTGTAACTCGAAAGGAATTGGAGCGAAACACGCTGAAAATTGCCGTAAACGACCAACTTTCCATCGATTTTGTAAATGAGGTTTTATTTGAATATCGTTTCAAAAGAACTGATTTTGTAACCGAACCGGGCGAATTTTCGGTTCGTGGGGGTATTTTGGACGTTTTCAGTTTTAGTAATGACGAACCGTACCGAATTGAATTTTTTGGCGATGAGGTGGATAGCATCCGCACCTTTGATGTGGAAACCCAGCTTTCTTTGCAACAGGTTAAAAAAGTTTCCATAATTCCAAATGTGGAAAACAAAATGGTGGACGAAAGCCGCGAGAGTTTTTTGAAATACATCGCTTCAAAAACGGTGGTTTTTCTGAAAAACGAAGAACTTTTTAGCAGCGCCATCGACAACCTTTTTAAAAAGGCAACTGAGGCTTTCAATGCAATTGATTCGGAAATAAAACGCGCAAAACCTTCGGAATTGTTCTGCACTTCGGAATTGTTGAAACAGCAGTTAAATGGATTTACAACGGTTCATTTAAAAAATTCTTCGATTGCGAGTTCAGATTCGATTTCCTTCAATACCAAACCTCAGCCTTCCTTCAACAAACAATTCAATTTGCTTATTGAAAATTTGAACGACAATTCTGAAAAAGGCTATAAAAACTACATTTTTTGTAGCAGTGAACAGCAGGCAAAGCGTTTTCACGACATTTTTGAGGACGCACATTTGGATGTAAAACAGTTTGAAACCATTGTATTTCCGCTGTTTCAGGGTTTTATTGATGACGACTTAAAAATTGTCTGTTATACCGATCATCAAATTTTTGAGCGTTACCATAAATTTCAACTGAAAAATGGCTACGCCAAAAAGCAGGCAATTACACTAAAGGAAATTACCAATCTGGAAGTGGGCGATTACGTAACGCACATCGACCACGGAATCGGGAAATTTGGCGGTCTCCAGAAAATTGAAGTTGAGGGAAAAATGCAGGAAGCCATTAAGCTTTTTTACGGTGAGCGCGATATTTTGTATCTCAGCATTCACTCGTTGCACAAGATTTCAAAATACAACGGCAAAGATGGAAAGGAACCCAAAATCTACAAATTGGGCAGCGACGCATGGAAAAAACTGAAGCAAAAAACCAAAACCCGCGTAAAGGAAATCGCTTTTAATTTAATTGAATTATACGCGAAACGCCGCACGCTGAAAGGTTTCGCTTTTGATCCGGACAGTTATTTGCAGGCCGAATTGGAATCGTCCTTTATTTACGAAGATACCCCAGACCAAAGTACGGCAACCGAAGACGTAAAAAAAGATATGGAAAACGAACGCCCGATGGACCGTTTGGTCTGTGGAGACGTAGGTTTTGGAAAAACGGAAGTCGCGATTCGGGCGGCTTTTAAAGCGGTTGACAATGGAAAACAGGTAGCGGTTTTGGTTCCGACAACAATTTTGGCCTTTCAGCATTTTAAAACTTTTTCCGAACGGCTTTCGGAAATGCCCGTAAAAGTTGATTATCTCAACCGTTTTAGAACCGCAAAAGAACGAAAAACGGTTTTGGAGGAATTGAAAAACGGCAAGCTGGATGTCGTTATCGGCACACATCAATTGGTAAATAAAACGGTTGAATTTAAAGATTTGGGACTTTTGATTATTGACGAGGAACAAAAATTCGGCGTAGCCGTAAAAGACAAGTTGAAGACCATCAAAGAAAATGTTGATACGCTTACACTCACTGCAACGCCTATTCCGCGTACCTTGCAGTTCAGTTTGATGGCCGCGCGCGATCTTTCGGTAATCACTACTCCACCTCCAAATCGCTATCCAGTTGAAACACATGTGATCCGTTTTGGGGAAGAGAGCATTCGCGATGCCATTCAGTATGAAATCTCGCGCGGTGGGCAGGTTTTCTTCGTTCACAACAGAATTGAAAATATAAAAGAAGTCGCCGGAATGATCCAACGGTTGGTGCCAGATGCGAAAATTGGTATCGGCCACGGGCAAATGGATGGCAAAAAACTGGAAGATTTGATGCTTCGGTTTATGAATAATGAATTCGACGTTTTGGTTTCCACAACCATTATTGAAAGCGGTTTGGATGTGCCAAATGCGAATACTATTTTCATCAACAATGCTAATAATTTCGGCCTTTCAGATTTGCATCAAATGCGCGGTCGTGTGGGCCGAAGCAACAAAAAGGCCTTTTGTTATTTTATAACTCCGGAATATTCAGCAATGACGGATGAAGCCCGAAAACGAATTACAGCTTTGGAGCAATTTTCAGAATTGGGAAGCGGGATCAATATTGCGATGAAGGATTTGGAAATCCGCGGGGCGGGCGATTTGTTGGGTGGGGAACAAAGCGGATTTATAAATGAAATCGGTTTTGAAACCTATCAAAAAATTCTTGCCGAAGCCATTGAGGAATTGAAAGATAAAGAGTTTAAAAGTCTTTATGAAGAAACGGAAGGCCCGAAGAAAAATTTCGTGAAGGAAATGACCATCGATACCGATTTTGAATTGTTGTTTCCGGATGATTACGTCAACAATATTACCGAAAGGCTCAATCTTTACACGAAACTGAACGAGCTGAAAAACGAAATCGAACTTCAAAAATTTGAAAAAGAATTGCTCGACCGTTTTGGGGAAATGCCAAAACAAGCTGAGGATTTGCTGAACAGCGTTCGCATAAAATGGATTGCAATTTCCATGGGCTTGGAACGCGTTGTGATGAAGCAGAAAAAAATGGTGGGCTATTTTGTGGCAAACCAGCAGAGTGGCTTTTACCAAAGTGCAGCTTTCACCAAAGTGCTTCAATACGTGCAAAGCCACCCACAAAAAGTAACGATGAAGGAAAAACAAACCCGAAACGGACTGCGATTGTTGCTTACTTTTGAAGGAATTTCTTCGATTGATAAAGCGCTTCGGGTACTGGAGCCTTTTTCTGAATAA
- a CDS encoding S66 peptidase family protein, whose amino-acid sequence MITPSKLQIGDCIGIVSTARKISKEELKPALQLLEKWGLQYVMGKTIGAEENQFAGHDDLRAEDFQKMMDDPKIKAIWCAKGGYGTVRILDKLDFSTLKKSPKWVIGYSDVTALHSHIHNLGIETLHAQILQNLENKSEETSASIKNILFGNPYKIDIESTAKLNRPGKAEGILVGGNLSLLYSLCGSNSALKTEGKILFIEDLDEYLYHVDRMMMNLKRNGMLQNLAGLIVGGMTDMHDSKIPFGKNAEEIVYDAVSEYNYPVCFNFPAGHIDDNRALILGRKIELDISKREITLSFKL is encoded by the coding sequence ATGATTACACCAAGTAAACTTCAAATTGGCGATTGCATTGGCATCGTTTCCACTGCACGGAAAATTTCAAAAGAAGAATTAAAACCTGCACTTCAATTATTGGAAAAATGGGGATTGCAATATGTTATGGGAAAAACAATTGGTGCCGAAGAAAACCAATTTGCCGGACACGACGATTTGCGTGCGGAAGATTTTCAAAAGATGATGGACGATCCCAAAATAAAAGCTATCTGGTGTGCCAAAGGAGGGTACGGCACAGTTCGGATTTTGGATAAATTGGATTTTTCAACATTAAAAAAATCCCCGAAATGGGTAATTGGCTACAGCGATGTTACCGCTCTGCATTCACACATACACAATCTCGGTATTGAGACGCTGCACGCCCAAATACTTCAAAATCTTGAAAACAAATCAGAAGAAACATCGGCTTCCATTAAAAATATTCTTTTTGGAAATCCATACAAAATAGATATTGAATCCACGGCGAAATTAAATAGGCCAGGAAAAGCCGAAGGAATATTGGTCGGCGGAAATCTTTCACTTTTGTATTCGCTCTGCGGAAGTAATTCAGCATTAAAAACGGAGGGCAAAATTCTTTTTATTGAAGATTTGGATGAATATCTGTACCACGTTGATAGAATGATGATGAATCTGAAACGAAACGGAATGCTACAAAATCTCGCAGGTTTGATTGTAGGCGGAATGACCGATATGCACGATAGCAAAATTCCCTTTGGTAAAAATGCGGAAGAGATTGTTTATGACGCGGTTTCCGAATATAATTACCCCGTGTGTTTTAATTTTCCCGCGGGCCATATTGATGATAATAGAGCATTAATTTTGGGAAGGAAAATTGAATTGGATATTTCAAAAAGGGAAATTACCTTAAGCTTTAAGCTGTAA